The Herpetosiphonaceae bacterium genomic sequence GAAACATGGGGAGGGGCTATGAATGTGTTGACCTTGATCCTGGCGGGCGGCGAGGGCAGCCGCCTTAGCATCCTCGGCGAGAAGCGCGCCAAGCCTGCGGTGCCCTTCGGCGGCAAATACCGCATCATCGACTTTGCGCTCTCCAACGCGGTCAACTCCGATCTGTACCGCGTCGCAGTCCTGACGCAGTACCGGCCCCACTCGCTGATGCAGCATATCGGCATGGGCGAGCCCTGGGATCTCGATCGCCGCCGTCCCGACGGCGTGCAGATCTGGCAGCCGTATCGCGGACGCAGCGATCAGGATTGGTATCGCGGCACGTCCGACGCGCTCTATCAAAATCGGACGTTTATCGCCGAGGACGGCAGCGACATCACGCTGGTGCTCTCCGGCGATCATATCTACAAGCAGGATTATCGCGATCTGCTGCGCTACCATCGCGCGAAAGGCGCGGATCTGACTGTCGCGGTGATGCATGTTCGTCCCGACGAGGTGCATCGCTTCGGGATCATGAGCGTCGATGCCGACTACCGCATCACCAAATTTGCCGAAAAGCCGCAACAGTCCGAGAGCACGCTGGCCTCGATGGGCATCTACGTCTTCAACACCGATTTTATGCTGCGTCGGCTCGAAGAAGACGCGCAGGATGCCAGCTCGGCCCATGACTTCGGCAAAAGCATTATCCCCAAGATGGTCGAAAACGACAACGTCTTCGCCTACCCATTCGAGGGCTACTGGGTCGACGTCGGGACGATCGAGGCGTACTGGGAAACCAACCTGGCGCTGCTGCAACCGGAAACCGAGCTTGATCTCTACGACAGCGAGTGGGTGATTCGCACCCGCTCCGAGGGCAGGCCGCCGGTCAAGTTCGGGCCGCACAGCGATGTGCAGAATAGCCTGCTCTCCAACGGCTGTGTGATCAACGGCAGCGTGATCAACAGCGTGCTGTCGCCCGGCGTCTTCGTCGAGCGCGGCGCGGTGATTCGCGACTCGGTGATCATGAGCGACACGACGATCCGCGCGGGCGCGGTGGTCGATCGCTGCGTGCTGGACAAAGAGATCGTCGTCGGCGAGCGCGCGCAGGTCGGCACCGGCGACGACAATACGCCCAACCAGCGCGAGCCCAAGAACATCAATACCGGCATCACGATCGTCGGCAAGCGCGCGCACGTCGCGCCCGGCGCGATCATCGGGCGCAACTGCCGCATCGACGCCGATATCATGCCCGCCGACTTCGAGCAGCTTGAGGTTGCCAGCGGCGCGACCGTCTCGCGCGGACTGGCGCGAGGCGCGTAGCAGGCCCTCACCGCTTCACTTCGCTCAGCA encodes the following:
- a CDS encoding glucose-1-phosphate adenylyltransferase, with protein sequence MNVLTLILAGGEGSRLSILGEKRAKPAVPFGGKYRIIDFALSNAVNSDLYRVAVLTQYRPHSLMQHIGMGEPWDLDRRRPDGVQIWQPYRGRSDQDWYRGTSDALYQNRTFIAEDGSDITLVLSGDHIYKQDYRDLLRYHRAKGADLTVAVMHVRPDEVHRFGIMSVDADYRITKFAEKPQQSESTLASMGIYVFNTDFMLRRLEEDAQDASSAHDFGKSIIPKMVENDNVFAYPFEGYWVDVGTIEAYWETNLALLQPETELDLYDSEWVIRTRSEGRPPVKFGPHSDVQNSLLSNGCVINGSVINSVLSPGVFVERGAVIRDSVIMSDTTIRAGAVVDRCVLDKEIVVGERAQVGTGDDNTPNQREPKNINTGITIVGKRAHVAPGAIIGRNCRIDADIMPADFEQLEVASGATVSRGLARGA